AATCTGACTAGAGACGAAGGCTCGCCACCAGTTCTAAGCTGGAAAGCGAGGCCCACCCTATGAAAATCCGTCAGTTTACCGAAGACCAGATCATCAAGCTGCTCCAGGAAGGCAAAAAGGGTGAAAAGCCTGTTGAAGACCTCTGCCGCGACTTCGGGTGCAGCACCGCTTCCTACTACACCTGGAAGAAAAAGTACGGCGATACCAACCCTGACGAAGCCCGTAGGCTTCTTGGCCAGAACGGACTCGCTTGAGCAAGCCTGGCCGCTTCGTCAGCTCGAAAAGGAAAACGCCCGTCTACTACGTATCGTTGGCCAGCAGCGCCTGGAAATTGACGCCATGAGGGATGTCCTTGGAAAAAAGCGGTAACGCCCAACCAGAAACGCGCC
This DNA window, taken from Deinococcus fonticola, encodes the following:
- a CDS encoding transposase; translation: MKIRQFTEDQIIKLLQEGKKGEKPVEDLCRDFGCSTASYYTWKKKYGDTNPDEARRLLGQNGLA